In one Mycobacterium sp. NBC_00419 genomic region, the following are encoded:
- a CDS encoding NADP-dependent oxidoreductase: MTALRAHHRGGPEVLVAERAPRPEVGPDEVLVEVHAAAITFDELTWDETWQRAGVDRTPTIPSHEVSGVIAGVGPDVVDLAVGDEVYGLIPFDRDGAAAEYVAVPASCLAQRPTTVTHTVSAAVPLAGLTAWQALVDHAAVQRDERVLVHGGAGGVGALTLQLAVSLGADVTTTVRSDSHDLMAALGASQVIDTRSERFDSPDVPYDVVIDTVGGETLARSFEVLRPGGRLITLSAPPPPGKAEAFEVTATFFVVVPHHAQLAHLAELVDASKLHVAIAATYPLLEGRAAFLSGRQPHRRPGKTVLVVRD, from the coding sequence ATGACGGCACTGCGCGCGCACCACCGCGGCGGACCCGAGGTCCTGGTTGCCGAGCGGGCACCACGTCCGGAGGTGGGCCCCGACGAAGTCCTCGTCGAAGTCCACGCCGCCGCGATCACCTTCGACGAACTGACATGGGACGAAACCTGGCAGCGTGCCGGAGTGGACCGGACACCGACGATCCCGTCGCACGAGGTGTCCGGCGTGATCGCCGGGGTCGGGCCCGACGTTGTTGACCTTGCCGTTGGTGACGAGGTCTACGGGTTGATCCCCTTCGACCGCGATGGAGCGGCCGCCGAGTACGTCGCCGTGCCAGCTTCATGCCTGGCGCAGCGGCCGACGACGGTTACCCATACCGTGTCGGCGGCTGTCCCGTTGGCCGGCCTGACCGCGTGGCAGGCGCTTGTCGACCATGCCGCAGTTCAACGCGATGAGCGGGTGCTGGTGCACGGCGGCGCCGGGGGTGTCGGCGCACTGACCCTTCAGCTGGCCGTGAGTCTCGGGGCTGATGTGACGACGACCGTGCGCAGCGACAGCCACGACCTCATGGCCGCGCTCGGCGCCAGCCAAGTGATCGACACCAGATCCGAACGGTTCGATAGCCCGGACGTGCCTTACGACGTCGTGATCGACACCGTGGGCGGGGAGACGCTGGCCCGATCCTTCGAGGTGTTGCGTCCTGGTGGTCGGCTGATCACGCTGTCAGCACCACCACCGCCGGGCAAGGCTGAGGCCTTCGAGGTCACTGCCACCTTCTTCGTCGTGGTGCCACACCACGCACAGCTCGCCCACCTGGCGGAGTTGGTCGATGCGTCGAAGCTTCACGTCGCCATCGCCGCCACCTACCCGCTACTCGAAGGTCGAGCCGCGTTCCTGAGCGGGCGCCAACCGCACCGCCGCCCAGGCAAGACCGTCCTCGTCGTGCGGGACTGA
- a CDS encoding carotenoid oxygenase family protein yields the protein MRAELLTTFPSTLPADDDHPYRTGPWRPQRNEWRVEDVEVVEGAVPDDLDGVYLRNTENPLHPPINNYHPFDGDGMIHSIEFSNGKASYHNRFVRTDGFLADNEAGKSLWAGFIESPGDAVATTGWGARTRMKDASSTDVVFHRGEALTSFFMCGDLYRVDPRTAETLGKQTWNGQIPGWGVSAHPKADPVTGELLFFSYSKEEPYLRYGAVDKDGNLMHLTDVELPGPRMPHDMAYTENYVILNDFPLFWDAELLKHGVHMPRFHRDIPSRFAVVPRRGDLSKVMWFETDPTYVLHFTNAFEDGDEIVLDGFFQHNPSPSTKGAKSLEDAAFRYLALDGFESRLHRWRFNLVTGKASEEQLSDRFTEFGMVNADVATRDYRYIYAATGEPGWFLFDGLVKHDLKTGSEERISFGPGVFGSETPMAPRVGSTGEDDGYLVTFTVDMNEDASYCLVFDAARISDGPVCKLRLPERICSGTHSTWVPGSELR from the coding sequence ATGCGTGCTGAGCTGCTCACCACCTTCCCGTCCACCCTGCCGGCCGATGACGACCACCCGTATCGCACGGGTCCGTGGCGGCCACAACGCAACGAATGGCGCGTCGAGGACGTCGAGGTGGTGGAAGGCGCGGTGCCCGACGATCTCGACGGCGTCTATCTGCGCAACACCGAGAACCCGCTGCACCCGCCGATCAACAACTATCACCCGTTCGACGGCGACGGCATGATCCACAGCATCGAGTTCTCCAATGGAAAAGCCAGCTACCACAACAGGTTTGTCCGCACCGACGGCTTTCTCGCCGACAACGAGGCGGGCAAGTCGCTGTGGGCGGGCTTCATCGAGTCGCCGGGCGACGCCGTGGCCACCACCGGGTGGGGTGCGCGCACCCGCATGAAGGACGCCTCGAGCACCGATGTCGTCTTCCACCGCGGTGAGGCGCTGACGAGCTTCTTCATGTGCGGGGACCTTTACCGAGTGGATCCCCGCACCGCCGAGACCCTGGGCAAACAGACCTGGAACGGTCAGATCCCGGGATGGGGGGTCTCCGCGCACCCGAAGGCCGACCCGGTCACCGGTGAGCTGCTGTTCTTCAGCTACAGCAAGGAGGAGCCCTACCTGCGTTACGGCGCGGTGGACAAAGACGGCAACCTGATGCACCTGACGGATGTGGAACTGCCCGGGCCGCGGATGCCGCACGACATGGCGTACACCGAGAATTATGTGATCCTCAACGACTTCCCCCTGTTCTGGGATGCCGAGCTGCTCAAGCACGGCGTGCATATGCCGCGCTTCCACCGCGACATACCGTCGCGGTTCGCGGTGGTTCCCCGCCGCGGCGACCTGTCGAAAGTCATGTGGTTCGAGACCGATCCGACCTATGTCCTGCACTTCACCAACGCCTTCGAGGACGGCGACGAGATCGTGCTCGACGGCTTCTTCCAGCACAACCCCTCGCCGTCGACCAAGGGTGCGAAATCGTTGGAGGACGCGGCATTCCGATACCTTGCCCTCGACGGGTTCGAGTCGCGGCTGCACCGGTGGCGGTTCAACCTGGTCACCGGGAAAGCCTCCGAGGAGCAGCTCAGTGACCGCTTCACCGAGTTCGGCATGGTCAATGCCGACGTCGCGACGCGCGACTACCGCTACATCTACGCCGCCACCGGGGAACCCGGCTGGTTCCTGTTCGATGGCCTGGTCAAGCACGACCTGAAGACAGGTTCGGAGGAACGAATCAGCTTCGGCCCCGGCGTCTTCGGTAGCGAGACGCCGATGGCCCCACGCGTCGGGTCGACCGGTGAAGACGACGGGTACCTGGTCACCTTCACCGTCGACATGAACGAGGACGCCTCCTACTGCCTGGTGTTCGACGCGGCGCGCATCAGCGATGGACCGGTCTGCAAGCTGCGTCTGCCGGAACGGATCTGCAGCGGCACCCACTCCACCTGGGTTCCCGGTTCCGAACTCCGGTGA
- a CDS encoding threonine ammonia-lyase, whose product MQLVDIDDIRAAAERIRESVVRTPLLPALWGDPDRPLWIKPENLQAIGAFKVRGAFNAIGRLDDAARARGVVAYSSGNHAQAVAYASSLSGITAHIVMPEETPVIKVEATRRLGAEVVLCAAGRREAVAEELVASTGGVLIPPFDHPDVIAGQGTVGLEIVEDLPDVDTVLVPVSGGGLASGIGTAIKAISPTTTVFGVEPELAADAAEGLRLGHRVDWSIEQRNRTVADGLRSQPSALTFAHLERVLDGVLTVSEDQILDAVAELAHRAHLVAEPSGAVTLAAYRHAALPPGRTVIVLSGGNIAPELLASVLSA is encoded by the coding sequence ATGCAGCTGGTCGACATCGACGACATCAGGGCGGCCGCCGAGCGCATCCGCGAGTCGGTCGTGCGCACCCCGCTGCTTCCCGCGCTGTGGGGCGATCCCGACCGGCCGTTGTGGATCAAACCCGAGAATCTGCAGGCGATCGGGGCGTTCAAGGTGCGCGGCGCGTTCAACGCCATCGGCCGTCTCGACGACGCGGCCAGGGCCCGCGGAGTGGTGGCCTACTCCAGTGGCAACCACGCCCAGGCGGTGGCGTACGCGTCGTCGCTGTCGGGGATCACCGCGCACATCGTGATGCCCGAGGAAACACCCGTCATCAAGGTCGAGGCGACGCGCCGGCTGGGCGCCGAGGTCGTGCTGTGTGCCGCGGGCCGGCGCGAGGCCGTCGCCGAGGAACTCGTCGCGAGCACCGGCGGGGTGCTGATCCCCCCGTTCGACCATCCCGACGTGATCGCCGGCCAGGGCACGGTCGGGCTCGAGATCGTCGAGGACCTTCCCGACGTGGACACCGTGCTGGTGCCGGTCAGCGGCGGCGGCCTGGCCTCCGGCATCGGGACCGCGATCAAGGCGATCTCCCCCACTACCACCGTGTTCGGGGTCGAGCCTGAACTGGCGGCCGACGCCGCCGAAGGGCTACGTCTGGGGCACCGGGTCGACTGGTCGATCGAACAGCGCAACCGGACCGTCGCCGACGGCCTGCGCTCGCAGCCCTCGGCGTTGACCTTCGCGCATCTGGAGCGGGTCCTCGACGGCGTGCTCACCGTGTCGGAGGACCAGATCCTCGACGCCGTGGCCGAACTCGCGCACCGGGCGCATCTGGTGGCCGAGCCCAGCGGCGCGGTGACACTGGCCGCCTATCGGCACGCCGCGCTTCCGCCGGGGCGCACGGTCATCGTGTTGTCCGGCGGCAACATCGCGCCGGAGCTGCTGGCGAGCGTGCTGTCCGCCTGA
- a CDS encoding glycoside hydrolase family 6 protein: MSSAAGAVARWIVPFFTVAAVVLTAAVAGPTQAGENRLVLLADEGNPLAGLPLYVNPNSAAMRAANADPSSPELAYIANTPQAYWMDSLSTPSVDAKYISAAQAAGTIPLLALYGIPHRDCGNFAAGGFGSGDAYRGWINGVAAAIGSGPAAIILEPDALAMADCLSGSARQERFDLISYAVDTLTANPGTAVYVDGGHSRWVAADEMANRLNQVGVGKTRGFSLNTANFFSTGEEIGYGEAISAQTNGAHYVIDTSRNGAGPVEGDSMYWCNPPGRALGVRPTTDTGNGHIDAFLWVKRPGESDGSCGRGEPGAGRFINSYAVSLARNAGV, encoded by the coding sequence GTGTCCTCAGCTGCCGGCGCAGTCGCGCGATGGATCGTTCCCTTCTTCACGGTCGCGGCGGTGGTTCTCACCGCCGCGGTGGCCGGGCCCACCCAGGCCGGCGAGAACCGGCTGGTGCTGTTGGCCGATGAAGGCAACCCGCTGGCCGGGCTGCCGCTCTATGTGAATCCCAACTCGGCCGCGATGCGAGCCGCCAACGCCGACCCGTCGAGCCCGGAGCTGGCCTACATCGCCAACACCCCGCAGGCGTACTGGATGGACAGCCTGTCCACGCCGTCGGTCGACGCCAAGTACATCAGCGCCGCGCAGGCCGCGGGCACCATCCCGCTGCTGGCGCTCTACGGAATCCCGCATCGCGACTGCGGCAACTTCGCGGCGGGCGGCTTCGGCTCCGGTGACGCCTACCGGGGCTGGATCAACGGCGTCGCCGCCGCCATCGGTTCGGGGCCCGCGGCGATCATCCTCGAACCCGACGCACTGGCCATGGCGGACTGCCTGTCGGGCAGCGCGCGCCAGGAACGCTTCGACCTGATCAGCTACGCCGTCGACACGTTGACCGCCAATCCCGGCACCGCGGTGTACGTCGACGGCGGCCACTCGCGCTGGGTCGCCGCCGACGAGATGGCCAACCGGCTCAACCAGGTCGGCGTCGGCAAGACACGCGGCTTTAGCCTCAATACCGCCAACTTCTTCAGCACCGGTGAGGAGATCGGCTACGGGGAAGCCATCTCGGCACAGACCAACGGCGCCCACTACGTCATCGACACGTCGCGTAACGGCGCAGGACCGGTCGAGGGCGATTCGATGTACTGGTGCAACCCGCCCGGCCGGGCATTGGGCGTGCGGCCCACGACCGACACCGGCAACGGGCACATCGACGCGTTCCTGTGGGTCAAGCGTCCCGGTGAGTCCGATGGATCGTGCGGCCGCGGCGAGCCGGGCGCCGGGCGGTTCATCAACTCCTACGCCGTCAGCCTGGCCCGTAACGCGGGCGTGTAG
- a CDS encoding nitroreductase produces the protein MYDLEKAIRDRRSTRLFLRDRPVPEQLVSEALELAIRAPSNSNIQPWQVVFASGPARDRLAEALLEQAGIAAPHVPPLPESFAHLRRELGALVYGAMGISRHDAEARRIAVLRNWEFFRAPLMGVVCMHSELDYVDALGVGMFLQTFLLGLTARGLGSCVQVSVAGYPDILRDTLGIGDDLRILCGIAIGYPDPDFAANSLAVPRNPLNQNVVFVTD, from the coding sequence GTGTACGACCTGGAGAAAGCGATCCGCGACCGCCGGTCCACCCGCTTGTTCCTGCGTGACAGGCCGGTGCCCGAGCAGTTGGTATCCGAGGCTTTGGAACTGGCGATCCGGGCGCCGTCGAACTCCAACATCCAACCCTGGCAGGTGGTGTTCGCATCCGGGCCGGCCCGAGATCGGCTTGCCGAAGCACTCCTCGAACAGGCCGGGATTGCTGCTCCACATGTTCCTCCGCTGCCGGAATCGTTTGCACACCTGCGCCGTGAGCTCGGAGCCCTCGTCTACGGCGCGATGGGGATCTCGCGCCATGATGCCGAAGCACGACGTATCGCCGTTCTGCGCAACTGGGAGTTCTTCCGCGCACCACTGATGGGTGTGGTGTGTATGCATTCCGAGCTGGACTACGTCGACGCGCTCGGTGTCGGGATGTTCTTGCAGACCTTCCTGCTGGGGCTCACTGCGCGGGGCCTCGGCAGCTGCGTGCAGGTCTCGGTAGCCGGCTACCCGGACATCCTGCGCGACACCCTCGGCATCGGGGACGACCTGCGCATCCTGTGCGGCATCGCGATCGGCTACCCCGATCCCGACTTCGCCGCCAATTCCCTTGCTGTGCCACGCAACCCGCTGAACCAGAACGTCGTATTCGTCACCGACTGA
- a CDS encoding DUF1906 domain-containing protein — MAPPVSRREVLQLALAGAGTLAAGLAAPQARADGLRLIDFAERLVSPEQIKAAGFDGALVYVSELRPGATFDFKPVTREYADGLRAQGLHVVSCYQYGKPGWVNSPSDFTRGYDGGVADAQTALSLHGAAGGPDSAPIFFSVDEPIDAATWKSLGIKWFQGINSVLGVQRTGIYGGRSQCGWAIGDGVVGQSSSPGYRWAWQTKAWSAGQREPAAVLFQTEVVTAEDPGAMIGGVHVDVDDVLAPDFGQWDLPR, encoded by the coding sequence GTGGCACCCCCGGTCTCGCGGCGTGAGGTCCTGCAACTCGCGCTGGCCGGTGCCGGGACCCTGGCCGCCGGACTCGCGGCGCCGCAGGCGCGTGCGGACGGTCTGCGGTTGATCGACTTCGCCGAACGCCTGGTGTCACCGGAGCAGATCAAGGCCGCCGGGTTCGACGGTGCACTGGTGTACGTCTCGGAGTTGCGGCCCGGCGCGACCTTCGACTTCAAGCCCGTCACCCGCGAGTACGCCGACGGACTGCGGGCCCAGGGTCTGCACGTGGTCAGCTGCTACCAGTACGGCAAGCCCGGCTGGGTGAACTCACCGTCGGACTTCACCCGCGGCTATGACGGCGGGGTGGCCGATGCGCAGACCGCGCTGAGCCTGCACGGTGCGGCCGGGGGGCCGGACTCGGCGCCGATCTTCTTCAGCGTGGACGAGCCCATCGATGCCGCGACCTGGAAAAGCCTCGGCATCAAATGGTTTCAGGGCATCAACTCCGTACTCGGTGTGCAGCGCACCGGCATCTATGGTGGCCGCAGCCAATGCGGCTGGGCTATCGGTGACGGCGTGGTGGGTCAGTCGAGCAGCCCCGGTTATCGCTGGGCGTGGCAGACCAAGGCCTGGTCGGCGGGCCAGCGCGAACCGGCCGCGGTGCTCTTCCAGACCGAGGTCGTCACCGCAGAGGATCCCGGCGCAATGATCGGCGGCGTCCATGTCGACGTCGACGACGTGCTGGCACCGGACTTCGGCCAATGGGACCTGCCGCGCTAG
- a CDS encoding NAD(P)H-dependent amine dehydrogenase family protein: protein MSPALRIAVIATGTVGTLVAETVLERDGLDLVAVWVHSEGKADRDVGELLGGSPTGLRTTRSLDDLIAQKPDCAVYTASGPELDAVNVPMYCQLLRAGINVVTVSTPGLVYPRSFNTELTAQLDAAAAEGGASLYASGVEPGFAGDQLAAVLTTMSRTITSIRTQEIFCYDTYPDEFMMRDVFGFGKPLDFTPMMQFPGVQQHAWGPPVHYVAAALGVTLDEIRETYERQPTPRDLSVACGVIEAGTCGAVRMESIGVVDGRDAIVIEHVNRMAPDLAPDWPSASRDGTYRVIIEGSPNLMCELMIGEPGTAGDEGMVATAMRCLNAVPYVVAAPPGLVSSLELPLTTPLGAFASAAE from the coding sequence ATGAGCCCTGCACTGCGGATCGCCGTCATCGCCACCGGTACCGTCGGCACGCTCGTCGCCGAGACCGTGCTCGAGCGCGACGGCCTCGATCTGGTTGCGGTGTGGGTACACAGCGAGGGCAAGGCGGACCGCGACGTCGGTGAGTTGCTCGGTGGATCCCCGACGGGACTGCGCACGACACGCAGCCTCGACGACCTGATCGCCCAGAAACCCGACTGCGCGGTGTACACCGCGTCGGGCCCCGAACTCGATGCCGTCAACGTCCCGATGTACTGCCAACTGCTGCGCGCCGGCATCAACGTGGTGACCGTCAGCACGCCCGGCCTGGTCTACCCGCGCTCGTTCAACACCGAACTCACCGCCCAACTCGACGCGGCGGCCGCCGAGGGCGGTGCCTCGCTCTATGCCTCGGGCGTCGAACCGGGGTTCGCCGGTGACCAGCTGGCTGCGGTGCTGACCACCATGTCGCGAACCATCACCTCTATCCGCACGCAGGAAATATTTTGCTACGACACCTATCCCGACGAATTCATGATGCGCGACGTCTTCGGCTTCGGTAAACCACTCGACTTCACGCCGATGATGCAGTTTCCCGGGGTGCAACAGCATGCCTGGGGGCCACCCGTGCACTATGTCGCCGCGGCACTGGGCGTCACCCTCGACGAGATCCGCGAAACCTACGAACGCCAGCCCACTCCAAGGGATCTCAGCGTGGCGTGCGGTGTGATCGAAGCAGGGACCTGTGGCGCAGTGCGAATGGAGTCGATCGGCGTGGTCGACGGCCGCGACGCTATCGTCATCGAGCACGTCAACCGGATGGCGCCCGACCTGGCGCCCGACTGGCCGAGTGCAAGCCGCGACGGAACCTACCGCGTCATCATCGAGGGATCGCCGAATCTCATGTGCGAGTTGATGATCGGTGAACCGGGCACGGCCGGTGATGAAGGTATGGTCGCGACGGCGATGCGGTGTCTCAACGCCGTTCCCTACGTCGTCGCGGCTCCGCCGGGCCTGGTGTCGTCGCTGGAGTTGCCCTTGACCACGCCGCTCGGTGCGTTCGCGTCGGCTGCCGAGTAG
- a CDS encoding L,D-transpeptidase family protein, with translation MSRKLATLLGLVALSLSLAAPAAAEPAAGQPSQWIVVGVPKASATTGTLTAYQRVGQDWKVVLGPTPAKVGELGVGAPADGVYRTPEGTFGFDQAFGRQPNPGTKMPYFQATDQDWWDEDAKSPTYNTHVRGAGKPSGIAENLYDSGPVYDYAVNITSNPQRIPGKVAGIFLHVTDGNPTWGCVAIGRDEMRSILSWLDPAADPRITIGVGDPSLITAGS, from the coding sequence ATGTCCAGAAAACTCGCGACGCTCCTCGGGCTGGTGGCGCTGAGCCTGTCGCTCGCCGCTCCCGCGGCAGCCGAACCCGCGGCCGGCCAGCCGAGCCAGTGGATCGTCGTCGGAGTGCCGAAGGCCAGCGCAACCACCGGAACCCTGACCGCCTACCAACGGGTGGGCCAGGACTGGAAAGTGGTGCTCGGACCGACTCCGGCCAAGGTGGGCGAACTCGGCGTCGGCGCGCCCGCCGACGGCGTCTACCGCACGCCGGAGGGAACATTCGGCTTCGACCAGGCATTCGGCCGTCAACCGAACCCCGGCACCAAGATGCCGTATTTCCAAGCCACTGACCAGGATTGGTGGGACGAGGACGCCAAGTCGCCGACCTACAACACCCACGTGCGCGGCGCAGGCAAGCCGTCAGGCATCGCGGAGAACCTCTACGACTCCGGACCGGTCTATGACTATGCGGTCAACATCACCTCCAATCCGCAACGCATCCCGGGCAAAGTGGCCGGGATCTTCCTGCACGTCACCGACGGCAACCCCACCTGGGGATGCGTCGCGATCGGGCGCGATGAGATGCGCTCGATCCTGAGCTGGCTGGACCCCGCCGCCGACCCGCGCATCACCATTGGTGTGGGGGACCCGTCGCTGATCACCGCCGGTTCCTAG
- a CDS encoding serine hydrolase domain-containing protein, whose product MVLKVAVSPDMMGGDVDEGFGKVADVFRANLASGREVGSAVAVYHGGKKVVDLWGGYRNGLTREPWQADTMVNMFSTTKGISALTVAAAASRGLLSFDATVSEYWPEFAQAGKGAVTVRQLLAHQAGLCALDPAPTLRDVSDPARLSPMLAAQPPAWPPGTRQGYHAITLGWYQSELIRRTDPAGRTLGQFLAQEIAGPAGLDLHIGVPDDVDRARIAHLHNWKRPETLRHLHEMPPGFVAVALNPFGLSARATSMPSDVNPWGGDYNRDAVRAVEMPSSNGHGTARAVAQLYGGAVTGAEQPGLSSDVLEALAAPPVTPSRSSRDKVLNVQTAYSLGFSKPKAPFVFGSSDKAFGTAGFGGSFGFADPDTGTGFAYVMNRLGFHLFSDPRELALRKAVFEDALGARPQT is encoded by the coding sequence ATGGTGCTCAAGGTCGCGGTGTCGCCGGACATGATGGGCGGCGACGTCGACGAGGGCTTCGGAAAGGTCGCCGACGTTTTCCGCGCGAACCTTGCCTCCGGCCGGGAAGTCGGCTCGGCCGTCGCGGTCTACCACGGCGGCAAGAAGGTCGTCGACCTGTGGGGCGGTTACCGCAACGGGCTCACCAGAGAGCCGTGGCAGGCCGACACGATGGTCAACATGTTCTCCACGACGAAAGGCATTTCGGCGCTGACTGTGGCCGCCGCGGCGTCGCGGGGCCTGCTGTCGTTCGACGCCACGGTGTCCGAGTACTGGCCGGAGTTCGCCCAGGCCGGCAAGGGGGCGGTGACCGTCCGCCAGTTGCTGGCTCACCAGGCCGGCCTGTGTGCCCTCGACCCCGCACCAACCCTGCGGGACGTGTCCGACCCGGCACGGCTGTCCCCGATGCTGGCCGCGCAGCCGCCGGCGTGGCCGCCGGGCACCCGCCAGGGCTATCACGCCATCACCCTGGGCTGGTACCAATCCGAACTCATCCGCCGAACCGACCCTGCCGGGCGCACCCTGGGCCAGTTCCTGGCCCAGGAGATCGCCGGGCCGGCCGGTCTTGATCTGCACATCGGCGTTCCCGATGACGTCGACCGCGCTCGGATTGCGCACCTGCACAACTGGAAACGCCCCGAAACGCTGCGGCACCTGCACGAGATGCCGCCGGGGTTCGTCGCGGTGGCGCTCAACCCGTTCGGGCTGAGTGCGCGTGCCACATCGATGCCGAGCGACGTCAACCCCTGGGGCGGCGACTACAACCGTGACGCGGTGCGCGCCGTGGAGATGCCGTCGAGTAACGGGCACGGCACGGCCCGCGCGGTCGCGCAGCTCTACGGCGGGGCGGTGACCGGCGCCGAACAGCCCGGGCTGAGCTCCGATGTTCTGGAGGCTCTTGCCGCGCCGCCCGTCACTCCGAGTCGCAGTTCCCGCGACAAGGTGCTCAACGTGCAGACCGCGTACTCGCTGGGCTTCAGCAAGCCCAAGGCACCGTTTGTGTTCGGCTCGTCCGACAAGGCCTTCGGCACAGCGGGTTTCGGAGGCTCATTCGGATTCGCCGACCCCGACACGGGTACCGGGTTCGCCTATGTGATGAACCGCCTGGGTTTTCACCTCTTCAGCGACCCGCGCGAACTCGCTCTGCGCAAGGCGGTGTTCGAGGATGCGCTGGGGGCACGCCCGCAGACCTAG
- a CDS encoding bestrophin-like domain, producing the protein MLVFVGVALAAALGFRLHSLALFKTQDDESRSAMRVALGLTSTLTAVVLGLVAASAMNDYERANAMVAGLAIDSLTLDNVLESYGPQTDPIRKEVKAGLRRRIDTISSPDAYAEWDTQSASTASSGGGVEALYTAVAALKPTTDLQERLQTRALDMLGGDLSFGDGNIAQKRWLFSVHPATLPAVFFAVVILWMLLEFFSFGLLSPRSPAVYLSIAAAAIVVTSAIFLIMELDDPLGGHVRVSVEPLKRAIALIG; encoded by the coding sequence GTGCTGGTTTTCGTCGGCGTTGCTCTCGCCGCTGCGTTGGGTTTTCGGCTGCACAGTCTTGCCTTGTTCAAGACTCAGGACGACGAGTCGCGCTCGGCGATGCGGGTCGCTCTCGGGCTCACATCGACGTTGACCGCAGTCGTACTCGGCTTGGTCGCCGCGTCCGCGATGAACGACTACGAACGCGCCAACGCGATGGTCGCCGGCCTGGCGATCGACTCCCTGACCCTGGACAACGTCCTGGAAAGCTACGGTCCCCAAACTGACCCGATCCGTAAGGAGGTCAAGGCAGGCCTGCGACGCCGAATCGACACCATCAGCTCCCCTGATGCGTACGCGGAATGGGACACCCAGTCGGCCTCAACCGCGAGCTCCGGGGGTGGGGTGGAGGCGCTCTACACCGCGGTGGCGGCCCTCAAACCCACCACCGACCTGCAGGAGCGCCTGCAGACCCGCGCACTCGACATGCTCGGTGGTGACCTGTCCTTCGGCGACGGCAATATCGCTCAGAAGCGATGGCTGTTCTCGGTGCACCCGGCGACGCTACCGGCGGTCTTCTTCGCCGTCGTCATTCTCTGGATGCTGTTGGAGTTCTTCAGCTTCGGGCTTCTGTCACCGCGGTCGCCGGCGGTCTACCTGTCGATAGCGGCCGCGGCCATCGTCGTCACGAGCGCGATCTTCCTGATCATGGAACTCGACGACCCCCTCGGCGGGCATGTCCGGGTTTCCGTCGAACCTCTCAAACGGGCGATAGCGCTGATCGGCTGA
- a CDS encoding TetR/AcrR family transcriptional regulator, producing MTEPAPERRTHGTRRADSSALILQAAVQTLVAHGYSGATTVTVQELAGVSRGRLLHYFPSREALLVAAAQHLASVRIEEMERCFDTGPAGAASGADRVDYAVDLLWSTFRQPYFWAAMELWVAARTNAELRAELIDSERRLGRAIEHVIATMFGPVHSSHPAFDDVRELLFTSMRGVALTYALEGRDHDVDPHLALWKRLARAALLANEGD from the coding sequence ATGACCGAGCCCGCTCCTGAGCGCCGCACTCACGGCACCCGCCGTGCGGACAGCAGCGCGCTGATCCTGCAGGCGGCGGTGCAGACACTGGTGGCACACGGCTACAGCGGCGCCACCACGGTGACGGTGCAGGAACTCGCCGGCGTATCCCGGGGACGGCTGTTGCACTACTTCCCTTCGCGTGAGGCACTGCTCGTGGCGGCGGCCCAGCATCTGGCCAGCGTGCGCATCGAAGAGATGGAGCGCTGCTTCGACACCGGGCCGGCCGGCGCCGCGAGCGGGGCAGACAGAGTCGACTACGCAGTCGATTTACTGTGGAGCACGTTCCGCCAGCCCTACTTCTGGGCGGCGATGGAACTGTGGGTGGCGGCGCGCACGAATGCCGAGCTGCGGGCGGAGCTCATCGACAGCGAGCGCCGGCTCGGACGCGCCATCGAGCACGTCATCGCCACCATGTTCGGACCGGTGCACAGCAGTCACCCGGCATTCGACGACGTGCGCGAGCTGCTGTTCACCAGCATGCGCGGCGTTGCGCTGACCTATGCGCTCGAGGGCCGCGACCACGACGTCGATCCCCACCTGGCGTTGTGGAAACGGCTGGCCCGCGCGGCCCTGCTGGCCAACGAAGGGGATTGA